The genomic interval GATATTGGTGATTTCAGAAATTTTCTTCGAACTCTGGTGGATGTTATTCATGGTTTTTACCACACCATCCACGAGGTTTCCCCCCTGACGCGCTTTGCCGGACGCATTACCCGCCAATTGACTGGCATGGTTGGCATTATCCGCGTTGTGCTTCACGGTGGATGTCAGTTGCTCCATGCTGGCGGCGGTTTGCTCCAGTGCGGAAGCCTGCTCTTCCGTGCGGGAAGAAAGGTCGGTATTGCCGGCGGAAATCTCGGTAATGCCCTGATAAATCGCTTCAACGCCGTGGCGCACATTGCTCACGGTTTTCACCAATGATGCCTGCATGTTCTGCAGATAGTGACCCAGTTGCCCGATTTCGCTGCGTCCCCATTGCGCCATCGGCATCGTGAGGTCGCCATTGGCGATATGCTCGATACGAGTAACCAGCGAACGCATGGGCTGGATCACCACCCGGCGCAAACACAAATAGGTAAACAGGGAGACCAACACCGCCACCACAAAACTGGCCGCCATTACGCTATAGCCAAGACTGGATTCCTGTTGCGCCGTTTTATTCAGCACTTCCGCCCGCTGGGTGCGAATCGCCACCACCTTCAACAACACGTCGTTGTAGGCCAGATCCAGCTTACGAGTCTGTTTCCACTCCAGCGCAGTGACATCGTCGAAACGCCCGGCTTTTACCGCCTCCAGCATCGGCCTGACGCCATTGTTGACGTAGTCGTTGTAACGCTGCTGCAACGAATCATCCAACGCCACATCAGCGGGCGTTTTTACTTCGCGGTTTTGATAGGCAGAGAAGCTGTCGGCGGATTGTTTCAGGCGGCCTTCCGCCTGCTGGATACTGCTGGCGGCGGTATCCTTGTCGCCATCTTTGGCGGCCGACGCCGCTTGAATAATCATCAGGCGTGCCGTGCGCAGATGGTTGGAGCTATTTGACACGCCGAGGCGTACCTGAATTTCCGCCGTGACGTCATTCAGCGAGCTATTGCTGCGCATAAGAAAATGCACGGAAAAGCTAATCGCCACAGCAAACAGAAGCAGAATGACGACAATAATCGTGCTGAACAGCGGCATCAGTTTCCAGTTATGCCAGAACGATACACGAGGGGAATCGGCAGAAAACGCTACAGTATCCATCATTCTTTTCCTTACGAAGGTGGTTTCTTATCGGCATAAATAAAACACGCCACGGCTTATTATCGGCAAGATGGAACAGGACGTTAAAAAAGGGAAAGAGAAGTTTACGGAGGCGATAAAAAACTAAGACATTGAATTATAAAATATAAATAACAAAAACCATAAATATGTCCAATGAACATCCCAAAGTGAATCACGGTTTTTCAGGCATTTGCCCACCCCGACAACACCAAGGGACACTAAAGATTACACATGGAAACAATTAATCCGTATTAATCATTAAGGCGCGGCGCCACCCGTCAGAATGCCCGTTCGCCCTCGGCTATTTACGATTAAACTCATGGAATAACTGATGATATTGACCGTTACGCTCGGCAAGGCGAAACGCCCGCGCCCGAGACACCACAATCTCTTCCGCGTCGGGATGTTGTGATAGTAATGAAAAGGTTTCATCAATAAATGCCTGCAACGGCATTGCATTGGAATCGAACCCCCATTCGCCTTGCAACCCGGTTTGTACCCAGGGCGGAATAATTTCGATCACTTGCAGCGCGCGGCCCTGCAACTGGCAACGCAGCGCCTCGCTATATGCATGCAATGCGGCTTTGCTCGCGCAATAGGTGGGCGTGATCGCCTGCGGCACAAACGCCAGTTCAGAGGTGACATTCAGGATAGCACCGGACGGCTGCGCCAACAGATGCGGTAGCAGAGCGCCGGTCAACAGAATCGGCCCCTGCAGATTAGTCGCCAGCGTCTCCGATACGACTTGCCGATCCTGGCGGACAACATCCTCGCGCCGCTGGATGCCGGCATTATTAATCAGCACATTCAGCCGCGGGTAATCCGCCGTCAGACTGCGGGCGAACATCGGTATCGTTTCCGCATCGCGTTGATCCAGCAGCCGGTACGCCATGCCGGGATGCGCAGCCGTTACCCGTTTCAAGCGTGCTTCACTACGCCCGGCGATAATCACCTGATTGCCGCAGGCATGAAACGCCGCCGCCAACCCGGCGCCGATCCCGGAACCACCGCCGGTAATCAGCAGGGTATTCCCTGTCATATTCATCCGGATACTCCTTAATCATCCATCCGTTATCCATTCAAGCTCGGCGAGTGAGCGCTTCCTTACATCCTATATTGCTCCACCCGGCATCCAGACATCGCCACCGCGCGTTTTGTTTCCCGGCAAAGCACTGACGACCGGCCAGGGAGACGCCCTAATACAGCACGCACGCCATACTCAGCAAAACAGGAAAGTAGTAACGTCTTTCTCCCGCAGTTGGTAGCTCCCGCTAAAACAGCGCCCTGCCGGATAATCCGACGATAGAGTGATCAACAATTGCAACGTAAAGGATTGCCGGGCGGTATCCAGCGCCACCATTCTGACATCCAAAAAATCGAAATAGCGTCTGACCCGGGGATATAGCGCTTTGTACAAGCTTTCCTTGGCGGAAAAATTTAGTGTCAACACGTCGGAAAACGTCAGCAGAGGGTGGGTGTGCAGCCAATCGTATTCGATCTCGTCGGCGATGCCCGGCCACAGGTTGTTGGCCCGCTCGTCGCTCATCAGCGTTTCAATGTCCAGCCCAATGCAGGATTCGCTATGGTTACGCAGATGGGCGGCGCACAGCACATTGTCGACGTTATGACTCAGAGAGCCGACGACATGTTCCGGCCACACGGGGGAACGATCCGGAGAATGGGTGAGGATAAAATCGTCCGTCCCTAACCGGGACAATACTTCGCGCGCCAGATAGCGCCCCGCCAGATACTCCGCTCTTCGCTTAGGCACCGAGCGCACCATTTCCGGCGTGAAAGGAATACCGGCACGGAAAAACAGATCGTCACGATAGGCCGATAGGTGGAAATTACAGCGGGCGCTGACCCCTGGATAAAGGCTGCCGCCGTCTGTCTGGTGGAATGCCAACCATTCTATGTCTTTGATAAATGAAGACAGCATATCACTACACTCGTCAACCGGGCGCTACACGTCCGGTATTGGCGTACCGCAGGGAAAATATCCAACTCCCCGGGATACCGCATCGATTACCGCGCCAGCAAGCGTCCTGCAATTATGATCCTGGCGGGAGCAAAACCGACATAGACGTCCTGACGTGCCGGCGTATGCTCATCGCACTTCACTGACGACCCGGTATTGACTGATAAAAGAAGGGGGTCGTCCTGACTTCTTTTATCGAGACGTCGTCAGGGAATGCCGTCAGCAGGCATGTCCATAACGCTTCCGGCGTCAGCCATCACCGGTGACAGCCGCGGGCACCAAAGCTGGCCCCCCGCTGCGCCGGAGATACCATTAAGTAAAGCAATCGGAGCAATAAATGCCAACAGGCCGGCTTTCGCGCCCGGCATTTTTCGGTCATCCCTGCCGCTAGCCCTTCGTCCTTCGAACATTGTCGCCAACGAATACGCGGTACTAAGAATGAATGTCACCCTGCCAACCAGACGCATTAAGCATTTCATATCAACGATCCCTCGTACTCTAAACACGTCCGGGACAATAACGACACCGCCAGATATACCGATAATGAATAATCGGCTATGCAAGGTAGCCGATTTGCATCACAAATACATACAATTTTGGAGGGATGAAGGAGGCAAAAAATAAACTTTATTACTTTTATCTGCCGATTCCGTCTTATGGATGACATTATTCATTCCCATCACGATTACACCGGGGATTATTCGGAGCGGAATCATATTTTTTCATATCATCACGCAGACGCGGCGCTCCGCCGTTTCACGACGCAAAGCGCCACGCGGTACGCATCATCGTGCAGGCTTCCACTCAGCGATCGGAAAAAGCAAATAGCCGCTGCGAATTAGCCAACAGCGTACCGGCGATGACCTGCGGCCATTCGGGACGCAGCTCGCACAGCGCGGCGAATACGGCAGTAATGCGCTCCGGCCGGTTAGGCTGCCCCTGAAAACCATAGGCGGGCATATCCGGCGCATCGGTTTCCAGCACCAGGCTATCGAGCGGCAAACGGGCGATCGCCTGCCGTGTTTTGCTGGCGCGAGGATAGGTGATGGTGCCGCCCACGCCGATGAAATACCCCAAACGAATAAACGCCATCGCCTGCTCGTAACTGCCGGCAAAACCGTGCACCACGCCAGTTCGAGGCACCAGACAGCGACGCAGCATCCGCGCCAGCGGCTCATGGCTACGTCGGGAATGAAGGATCACCGGCAAATCATATTTCGCCGCCAGTCTAAGTTGCGCGGCGAGCAGTTCCTGTTGCCGCGCGAAGCAGGGCTCCGGCATGTAAAGATCCAGCCCGATCTCCCCCACCGCCACCAACCGCAAAGAACGCTGTTTCAACAGCACCTCCAGCTGGTTCAGGTGTTGGTCACGATGATCGGCCACATACAACGGATGTAACCCCAGCGCGGCATACAGCGCCGGCCAGCGTTGGCTCAGTGCCAGAATACGATCGAAATAACTGGCGGCGACGGCGGGCACGACAAGACGGTGAACGCCGGACTGTGCGGCCTGCGCCAGGCTGGCGGCTTCATCGCCGGTAAAAGGGGGAAAATCGAAATGGCAGTGCGTATCGATAAAATCTGCGGCGATGTTTCGCGCATCATCCGCGTTGGCGGTCGCCTCAGGTACATCGTGCAGCAAGGTATGCCCTCTCAGTGCAAAGTGTCATGCTCCGAGGATACCTGTTCCTGCTCTTTTCCGTAATGCTCCTGCATCACACCCGACAGAAAAGCGTTGTTGCCCGAAAGCCAGGCTTCATCGCTGTCCACCCATTCCGCCCACCATTCCCAGAAAGCGCCTTTCCACTGCTTCCATTTTCCCATCACAATGTCGTTATTCATGGATGTCTCCCGGGCGAATTGCTGCGATAACGCAAGGAGTGTGTCGCAGCGAGATGACAGCAATATGGCTGGCAAGCGATGCCTGTATGACACCGGTAGCTACCAGCCCGACAAGGCGAAAATATCGTCGGGACAGGCTTGTCGGGCCGAACGTTTCATTCACGGCGATTCAGCATT from Musicola paradisiaca NCPPB 2511 carries:
- a CDS encoding SDR family oxidoreductase, whose translation is MNMTGNTLLITGGGSGIGAGLAAAFHACGNQVIIAGRSEARLKRVTAAHPGMAYRLLDQRDAETIPMFARSLTADYPRLNVLINNAGIQRREDVVRQDRQVVSETLATNLQGPILLTGALLPHLLAQPSGAILNVTSELAFVPQAITPTYCASKAALHAYSEALRCQLQGRALQVIEIIPPWVQTGLQGEWGFDSNAMPLQAFIDETFSLLSQHPDAEEIVVSRARAFRLAERNGQYHQLFHEFNRK
- a CDS encoding TatD family hydrolase, which codes for MHDVPEATANADDARNIAADFIDTHCHFDFPPFTGDEAASLAQAAQSGVHRLVVPAVAASYFDRILALSQRWPALYAALGLHPLYVADHRDQHLNQLEVLLKQRSLRLVAVGEIGLDLYMPEPCFARQQELLAAQLRLAAKYDLPVILHSRRSHEPLARMLRRCLVPRTGVVHGFAGSYEQAMAFIRLGYFIGVGGTITYPRASKTRQAIARLPLDSLVLETDAPDMPAYGFQGQPNRPERITAVFAALCELRPEWPQVIAGTLLANSQRLFAFSDR
- a CDS encoding 4'-phosphopantetheinyl transferase family protein, with the translated sequence MLSSFIKDIEWLAFHQTDGGSLYPGVSARCNFHLSAYRDDLFFRAGIPFTPEMVRSVPKRRAEYLAGRYLAREVLSRLGTDDFILTHSPDRSPVWPEHVVGSLSHNVDNVLCAAHLRNHSESCIGLDIETLMSDERANNLWPGIADEIEYDWLHTHPLLTFSDVLTLNFSAKESLYKALYPRVRRYFDFLDVRMVALDTARQSFTLQLLITLSSDYPAGRCFSGSYQLREKDVTTFLFC
- a CDS encoding CsbD family protein, which translates into the protein MNNDIVMGKWKQWKGAFWEWWAEWVDSDEAWLSGNNAFLSGVMQEHYGKEQEQVSSEHDTLH
- a CDS encoding methyl-accepting chemotaxis protein, whose protein sequence is MDTVAFSADSPRVSFWHNWKLMPLFSTIIVVILLLFAVAISFSVHFLMRSNSSLNDVTAEIQVRLGVSNSSNHLRTARLMIIQAASAAKDGDKDTAASSIQQAEGRLKQSADSFSAYQNREVKTPADVALDDSLQQRYNDYVNNGVRPMLEAVKAGRFDDVTALEWKQTRKLDLAYNDVLLKVVAIRTQRAEVLNKTAQQESSLGYSVMAASFVVAVLVSLFTYLCLRRVVIQPMRSLVTRIEHIANGDLTMPMAQWGRSEIGQLGHYLQNMQASLVKTVSNVRHGVEAIYQGITEISAGNTDLSSRTEEQASALEQTAASMEQLTSTVKHNADNANHASQLAGNASGKARQGGNLVDGVVKTMNNIHQSSKKISEITNIINGIAFQTNILALNAAVEAARAGEQGRGFAVVAGEVRSLAQRSAQAAKEIEGLITESVTLVETGSDQVERAGETMQEIVNAVTSVTDIMAEISVASQEQSKGIGQVGQAIHSIDNVTQQNAALVEEATAAAASLAEQAAGLNEAVSVFRISSQSRTLGAINAPRPAPVAPKAAALPKTAGVAKVKSGSEDDWETF